Below is a genomic region from Anoxybacillus flavithermus.
ACGCAGGTTCGGACATTTTGTAGTAACCCTTCTGGTCATGTTGTTGTCGAAAATCATTCAGGAATTATGCTTGCAAATGGTCATGCGTATAAAGACCCGAAACTAGGAAGCAACAATACAAACTTTGCTCTTCTTGTTTCTCATAAATTTTCAGATCCGTTCGATCAACCGAACGAGTACGCCCATCAAATTTCTCGTTTAGCGAATGCATTATCTAACGGCGGCATTATTGTACAAAAATACGGGGATATTTTAAAAGGGAGACGCTCAACAGAAAAACGGATTAAAGAAGGATTCATCGAACCAACGTTAAAGGAGGCTGTTCCTGGAGATTTAGGGCTCGTTCTTCCATATAACACAATGAAAAGTTTAATTGAAATGACAGAAGCACTAAACGCTGTAACCCCAGGCATTGCTTCAGAACATACACTTTTTTACGGAGTAGAGGCAAAGTTTTATTCTGCCCGTCCAAAATTAAATGAACGTTTTGAAACAGAAATCTCAGGGCTATATGTTGGAGGAGACGGCGCAGGAATTACACGCGGTCTGGCGCAAGCGGGGGCATGTGGGGTATGGATTGCCCGGAATATTGTCGAAACGTCTAACTAGCGAAGGTTGTTCGCTAGTTTTTTGTTAACTTAAATAAAAATAATGTTGACATATAACTTCTAATCGAATACGATTATTGGTAATTAGAAGTAAAAGGGGGAGAACAATGGATTGGTTACTATTAGCAAATCGTGTGTTAGATGGGGGAGACATTACAGATGATGAGGCGCTTGCAATATTAAATTGTCCCGATGATGAGCTATTGCTATTGTTGCAAGGTGCTTATCGCATCCGTAAAACGTACTACGGAAATAAAGTGAAATTAAATATGATTATGAATGCAAAGTCGGGATTGTGTCCAGAAAATTGCGGATATTGTTCCCAATCTTCTATATCAACAGCCCCGATTCCGACATATAAAATGGTAAACAAAGAGACAATTTTGCAAGGTGCAAAGCGAGCGTATGAGGCCAAAATAGGAACATACTGCATCGTTGCAAGCGGAAGAGGACCGAGCGATAAAGAAATTGATATCGTTGTATCTGCGGTTAAAGAAATTAAAGAAACGTACGGCTTAAAAGTATGTGCCTGTTTAGGAATACTAAAGCCAGAACAAGCGTTGCGCTTAAAAGAAGCAGGTGTGGATCGCTACAATCATAATATTAATACGTCAAAAGAACATCATCCTCATATTACGACTTCCCATACATACGATGATCGGGTACGTACGGTAGAAACGGTCAAGGAAGCAGGGATGTCTCCATGTTCAGGTGTGATTATCGGTATGAAAGAAACAAAACAAGATGTGATCGCAATGGCGAGAAGTTTAAAAGCGTTAGATGCGGATTCGATCCCTGTAAATTTCCTTCATGCGATTGATGGAACGCCGTTAGAGGGGACAAAAGAACTAAATCCACGTTACTGCTTAAAAGTATTAGCATTATTTCGATACATTAACCCTACGAAAGAAATTCGTATTTCTGGAGGGCGAGAAGTAAACTTACGTAGTTTGCAACCACTCGGCTTGTATGCTGCGAACTCCATTTTTGTTGGCGATTACTTAACGACTGCCGGACAAGAAAAACATGCTGATTTTCAAATGCTTGAAGATTTAGGATTTGATATTGACTTTGCCCCAGCATCTTATGCGAGATAAAAAAGCCGACGTTGTGTGTCGGCTTTTTTATCTGTACATATACCATTACTAATTACGATGCTCAACATTGGAGTGAAGTTCATGTGATATCTCGAAAATTTGAAAACGAGCGATTGCGTCGAAAACAAGAAGAAAAAGAGATTATTGACGGTTTACTAGATATTTATAACGATTACAAGTGGTTGTACGAACGATTTGGTGATGAACAGTACGAACAGATGATGGAACAAATCATTGAGCAATTAAAAAAGTTTACCCGACGGAGACGACGCGAATGAAATTATATACATTGCGATAATACGTATATGAAATAAGGAATACAGAAAAAGAGTATGATATAGAATAATACATTCGTGATCGTCTCCATCCATTGATCAATTCGTTCATTCATAAGCTTGTCCTCCGTTCCTTTTTACTTCCAACGTATGTGTACATAGCGGTAAATATACATAAAAACGGATGACATAAATGAATCATTTTTTCATAACATAATACAAAGGGGGCGATGTTGTGAAAGAAATTGAAGTCGTGATCGATACGGAAGAAATTGCTGAGTTCTTTTACAATGAACTTGTTCGGCGAGGGTTTGTCCCAACAGAGCGTGAAATTGAAGAAATAGCAGATATTATGTTTGATTATTTGATCAAAAAAAGTATTATTGATGAGGAAGTAATTGATGAATAAAACGGCGGATGTCCCGTCGTTTTTTTGCTTGAAATTTGAAACATTTTCTTTTTTTATTCGTACAACATAGTGTACTGATAAATAAGAGGAGGGTTTTTATGGGCCTATTTAATAAAGTTTTAGCAAGTATTGGAATTGGTGCGGCGAAAGTAGATACAAAGTTGCATGAATCACATTTATTACTCGGTGAAAGCGTGACAGGGGTTGTAGAGGTCACGGGAGGAAATATAGAGCAACAAATTGATGATATATATTTATCTCTTTGTACTATGTATACAAAAGAAGTAGATGATCGAAAAGTAATGAAACAAGCAGTCATTGAAAAATGGAAAATTGCGCAATCTTTTGTCATTCGTGCTGGAGAAAAGAAACAAATTACGTTTTCTTTTGCTCTTCCGCTTGATACGCCAATTACAGTCGGAAGAACGAGAGTGTGGCTACACACAGGACTCGATATTAAAAATGCTGTCGATCCGACAGATGAAGATTACATTCGTGTTCAACCTAATCGGATGATGAACGAAGTATTTCGTGTGATGGAAAACTTAGGATTCCGCTTAAAAGAAGCCGAGTGCAAAGAAGCTGCCTACCATGTCCGTAAACGGCTCCCTTTTGTTCAAGAGTTTGAATTTGTACCGGTTAGCGGGGAATTTCGCGGGAAGTTGGATGAAGTAGAAATCATCTTTTTCCCACATGCGCTAGATGAATGTGAATTGCTTATACAAGTCGATCGACGAGGGCGTGGGTTAGCTGGATTATTTGCAGAGGCGCTTGATTTAGATGAAACATTTATTCGCATCACAATCCGTGAACAACATATACACACATTACAAACAGATCTTGCTTCACTCATTCGCCGATACGCTTAAAACTTAAAAAAGATTGGGGACTCCCAATCTTTTTTATTATGTCGGAATTTTTATATATATTCGACAAAAATAGTAAAAAAATGCAAAAGGAATCGACAAAATGAATCACTAATATGTTACGTAAAGAAAAAAGGGAGTGGATGTTAGTGATTCGGATGTTTATGGGGAAAATATTAAAATCAACACAAAGCTATGATGTAACGTTGTTTCAAACACCACAATTTGGTCAAACGAAAGGTTATCGCCAAGTATATCGATTGACGGTGAGTGGTGAGGATCATGACGACGTATTAGCTGAAGTTTATCGCATGTTTAATGTTCCGGATTTAGTACCGAAAGATTATCGTGCGCGATATGTTAGTACAGGTGATATATTGCTTATTGATGAAGGGATATACGGTCAATTTTTTTATCGTTTAAGCTCGGATGGATGGGAACGTATTCACCGTATGCATGTGCGTTAAAAAATGTCTTTAAATGTTCACAAAATTGTGCTATATTGTATATAGACAATGAGCACAAGGTTAGAGTATGATAAAAAATTCCCCTTGTGCGTGCAAGGGGATTATTTTTTTCGTTTATCAGCATTGTGCTCTTTATCGTGTGCTTCAGCTTCAGCGATCAATGTTTCTTTCGGAACATGGTTATTTTTCTTTGGGCTATTGATGCGGTTACGATGTTTTTTTCCCAATTGGAAACCTCCTTTACGTGTAGTTACATCCATTAACATCGACAACATCATAAAAAATATACATACAGGGTGGGAAAAACGATGTTTGCATTTATGATTTCTTCCATCGTCGGAATTGTTGCGATTTTTTGTTCCTTGTTTATTAAATTTGAATTAGAGCGGCTCATTGGGCGAAGAAAGAAAATTTTTCTCCTGCATTTTGCAAACATTAGCATCACTAACGTGGTGATTGCAAGCGCTTACTATGTGTTTAGTGG
It encodes:
- a CDS encoding YozD family protein, producing MKEIEVVIDTEEIAEFFYNELVRRGFVPTEREIEEIADIMFDYLIKKSIIDEEVIDE
- a CDS encoding sporulation protein SpoOM, whose product is MGLFNKVLASIGIGAAKVDTKLHESHLLLGESVTGVVEVTGGNIEQQIDDIYLSLCTMYTKEVDDRKVMKQAVIEKWKIAQSFVIRAGEKKQITFSFALPLDTPITVGRTRVWLHTGLDIKNAVDPTDEDYIRVQPNRMMNEVFRVMENLGFRLKEAECKEAAYHVRKRLPFVQEFEFVPVSGEFRGKLDEVEIIFFPHALDECELLIQVDRRGRGLAGLFAEALDLDETFIRITIREQHIHTLQTDLASLIRRYA
- a CDS encoding biotin synthase BioB; this translates as MDWLLLANRVLDGGDITDDEALAILNCPDDELLLLLQGAYRIRKTYYGNKVKLNMIMNAKSGLCPENCGYCSQSSISTAPIPTYKMVNKETILQGAKRAYEAKIGTYCIVASGRGPSDKEIDIVVSAVKEIKETYGLKVCACLGILKPEQALRLKEAGVDRYNHNINTSKEHHPHITTSHTYDDRVRTVETVKEAGMSPCSGVIIGMKETKQDVIAMARSLKALDADSIPVNFLHAIDGTPLEGTKELNPRYCLKVLALFRYINPTKEIRISGGREVNLRSLQPLGLYAANSIFVGDYLTTAGQEKHADFQMLEDLGFDIDFAPASYAR